DNA from Canis lupus dingo isolate Sandy chromosome 27, ASM325472v2, whole genome shotgun sequence:
gctctgggccaaaggcaggcgctaaaccgctgcgccacccagggatcccacactataaactatcttaaaaataacaaccagaaattcaaaattctaatggcatgTAGTCAAACACATGGcaaatttaattaaagaatataaataggaTAAAGTTCTAAAGATTAATAATACAAAGCATAGCTAACCACAGACACTGAAAGAATTAAATTATTGTAAGATGTGATTTTGTGTCACTCTACAgcaataatttttcaaatctaGAGAAGAATAAGGATTTTTCAATCAGTATACAGGTTGGGAAAATGACCCCAGAATATAAGTAGACAGTAATGAGACCAACAAGCAAGTAAGCATGAGTGATACTGGAAAGATTACCAAACATTTGTAACTAAGACCCCCATGACAAGATAGTTTTACAGCAACCAcatcacatttatttgttttttatttaggaATCATTAGTTTTTGGATGATAGAAGGATATTATTAAGGATATTATTGGAGTAATACTTTGTATCAATTTGTATAATTTAGACAATGCCAATAATTGACATTGCCATATCACTGTGAGTACGCATTTGTGACAGATTGGATTATGATTTGGAGAAAACAAAGAGCATAGAACATTCAGTAATGTCTCTCTCACGTTTCTCCCTCCCCAGACATATAGATggatatgtaaatatttacatatatacatttgtaaatataaacaatttatagATATAATAAACTGCAGGTGTGTATTAATTTAGTATACTGTATTTGTAAGTTGCAACTTTGCATAcacctaagaaaaataaaacataaacagcaAACCTACATGGTAGCTAGATATCACACCATGAAATAATTATGTAGGATTATGAAAaatctgttgatttttaaattcattcctaaAGAATCTATTGatgttataaagataaaataaactttgatCTTCAAAACTTTTAGATGGCTTTACTTGAAACTATaacaaattattgaaaatattgcTTTTAGTTGAACATAGTTTTATACATGGCTGGCATCAATGGAAAGATAATCTTCTCAACAATACCCTTTTTACAGCATTTTTCACCTCCTTATTCCTTAGACTATAAATCAGTGGATTCAACATAGGGATGATAAGAGTGTAGAACACAGCTATAATCTTGCTTTTCTCTGGGGAGGAGATGGCCCCGGGCTGGGCGTACATGAAGAACACGGTCCCATAGAACAAACTCACCACAGTGATGTGAGAGCTACAGGTGGAGAAGGTCTTACCCCTGCCGTGGGTGGAGGGGATCTTCAGGACAGTGGAGAGTATGTAAGCATAGGAAACCAGGATGACAGTCGTGGTGGTGACAATGatgagggaggagaggatgaACAGCACCATCTCGTTCACAGACGTGTCAACACATGAGATCTTGATCAGGGCTGGGACGTCACAGAAGAAGTGGTCCAGGCGGTTTTCTCCACAGAAACGCAAGCTGAAGGTGAATCCTGTCTGGACCATGGAGTTGAGGCCTCCACAGATGTAGGAGCCAATTACTAAGTGAACACAAACCTGTTGAGACATACGGACAGGATAGAGGAATGGCGAGCAAATGGCTGAGAAACGATCATAGGCCATCACGGCCAGAAGAAAGCCCTCAGTCCCAACAcagagagcaaagaaaaagaactgtgCTGCGCAGCCATTGTAGGAAATTTTCTTGTCCTTGGACAAGAAAGTAGCCAGAGCTTTGGGAGCAATGACTGTGGAGTAGCAGAGATCTAAATAGGACAAGTTTCTAAGGAAGAAATACATAGGTGTGTGAAGCCTCGAGTCCATCCTGATGACAATTATCATGCTGCTATTTCCCACCACGATGACCACGTAGACCAGCAAGAAGAATAGGAATAAGAGGATCTGTATGTCTGGAGCTGTTCTGAAGCCCAGGAGAATGAACTCAGTCACTCCTGAGGAATTCCGGCTCAGCTCGCTCTTCATGGCTGAGATCTATCTGAGAAGATGAGGGGATGACCATGAAGCCTGTGGAATGCCTTGTTAACTTTCGACTGCTGAAGTTTTCAGTGAGAGAAAAAGTGCTAAGAGGTGTCCTTGGCAACGTATCTGACAGAAGAaccttatttttctaatatatttagtGTCCTCATGCTGTGGGGAATGTAGACAGGCAGGGATGTCTGGGACAGTGATGACATCAGCCACCCTATGCCCTTTGCTCCAAGCTATGGAGTCAGGTGCACTGAGTCTAAACTTTACTTCTTTCAATCCAATAAATCTAAGATAACTACCTGCACTTCCAATGCCTTGAAATCTTCTCTCAGAGGGAAGATACTGATAATACCTACATTAGAGGACCACTGTGAGGATAACATGAGagagtagaaaaagaaacatttcagttACTAGCACACCttaaaagcataataaatattagccaaataaataaatcagcaaatAGGCACCTAAAAATTATGTTTGCATTCGGAATGGAAACCTGGATGAAAACACAGGTCATTTCCTTCCCCACCACAAAGGCAGTTAATTTGGTTCTCAAAACATTTCACTATTTAAAAGACattaagagggatgcctgggtggctccgtggttgagcatttgcctttggcttgggtcatgatcctgggacctgggatcgagtcccacgttgggctccctgcatggagcctgcttctccctctgcctgtgtctctgcctctctctgtgtgtctctcatgaataaatataataaatttaaaacataaaacataaaaataataataaaaggcattAAGAAACATGAGGTCACTGCTTCATGAAGGAGAATGAAGCATCAAAGTCATGTGAAATGATCAATCAGACTCCTACATGAACATGCTCTGTTCAAACTCTACTTCCTACTTCATCTACTTTGAATCTCTGCTTTCTGATTCTGGTACCTCCAAGCCCTTGCTGCAGCCAAACTCcagcaagtcttttttttcttttcctgtcaaaTGCTAACTAAGATCTTAGTTATGGAAATTATTCTGTTTGCATAGAGAGACATATAATGGTTGAAGTACAGGATTAACTTCTCTAACAACAAAGAAGTGGTTTCTCTTCCTACATATATTGCTAATTAAATAGAAGATGTTACAAATAGAgcaaaaaatatcaatattacataggtttggcttttttcctttcttaaatgaCTATCCAtcttaataacaacaaaaagacaaaggagcacatggataaaatattaataattctaagtataaataatatttattatcagaaaaattaaatccataaaagaaatttCATGTTAAAATTATGTAGTTCCATTACTTTACTTAATTTCTGAACTgacaaaattttgttttcctttcaaggAACTTATTGaagtcacatttttatttagaaattttcataaaattagagTCAGAGGTGAAACTGATTCAGCTTCTGtcttttttgtgtatgtgaagtcaaaatgtttttttagttAAAAGTGTGACATTTCAATTCATATAAATCTGAGTTTTATTCATGTCCTGCCACTCACTGACTGACTAATCTTGGGTAAATTGCTCAAATTCCACAATCCTCAGGTTTCTCATTAGCAAACTGTGTCTTAGGACATTTACCCCCACTGGAttgttgttataaggattaaattaaatgacatgtataaattaaatgaaatatgtaacATCTGAGAAGAAAAAAGTGCTCAATAACCAATGGATCTATGAAAGAttgaacagaaaaaagaatgtttgctaaattgagaaaaatggtcttcaaaaaaagttgattttcaaAAACCATGTACCTTACTTGAGATCCAGCAGATTCCAAAGCATCACTGAAGAATGTTAATAGCTgattgttccaaaaaaaaaaaaaagccgattGTTCCTTTAAAGGAAGCTTGGAGGAAAGTGTAGTTAATTATAAAAACGCTTCATAGTCTATGTTAGACTTGTTCTACTGAGTACACTCAATCAGTagacttttttatttctaagtctCATGTAcctcatttttacttatttgaaccAAAAGAGAATCTTAGTTTGGGTCTTCAGTTGGAAACTCAAGAAATATCTTACTCTTTATGGTCTGCAAAGActgaatacaaaaacaaaacaaaacagaaaacaaaaaacgtTTTCTGCCATAAGTTTCATCCAGCCATATAGTTTATTCTTAAACCCAAGATGGGAGattagaaatacatatatgtaaatgcaTAATGTTTATGAAAAGTAAGAAGGCCCAGGAGGTCAATTAGGTCAGGTTTTGCCAAACTTCCCCCTACCTCAGAGTCAGCTGGGGAGGCTTTGTTTTGCTCTGCTTTTAATGCTGACTCTTGGACCACATCTCATTCTTAATTCAGCTGAATATTGAAAATTATCTAGTAGTGAGATGAGTGTGGAGAAAcagttgtttatattttaagatttccatctgactaaaaaaaagaatcagtccCCATGTAGAAGTTTGAGAATCAGTGAATTTGGTCTTCTTCTTACTTCCTGGAAGAATAGTGATTTTCTCCATCAAAGTCAATCGAAATTATGATTAATTATAATGTTTCTTCTAAAAGTACACTTTTGACCCTTCCTTGCATTGTTTTACAAATACTACCCCCAAGAACTTCTATCTTTAACcaaaacaaatatgtaataaatacaaCCCATTTCTTGCTTTTCTGATGCAATGGATATTTAAAGTAGATTACTATAGGTTTATTTAAACCAAGTTCACTTCGAAGGTATTCCTTtactttctttacatttctaCTCTATATATACATCTACTTTTATTTTGGGTTCTAAAAGACCATTTAAATAATGCCATAAAGtggaaagtatattttatatatagtaaaatgtCTTGGTCTGGAATATTTGAAGAAGCTCTGAGATTTTATGAaacttcaataattttaaataagactCTACAATTTAAATGACATAAGTTTAATGATTTATATCAAATTCTAAAAACAACTCCAAATCtaaaattattaacaataaaagttacaagtgaggggcacctgggtggctcagtggttgagtgcttgcctttggctcaggtcctgatcctggattcctgggatggagtcccacatcaggctccccagagggagcctgcttcttcctctgcctgtgtctctgcctctcttggtgtctctcatgaataaataaagtcaaataaataaataaataaataaataaataaataaataaatgttacaagTGGTACACCTACAGGTCAAGAATAATAGGACAATGAAAGCAAAGAACACATGTAACTTTTTTTACTCTACATAGTTGCAAATTAACTTTTAATATGCATTATTCAGTTAATTAATATCAATACATGGCAAATgtcatattaaatttatttttcctttttatacttttgttgtgtatataaaatcatattttataaaataccttGTAATAGCTactaactattttaaaattctataacaCTCCTACTATACTGATGTAGTTATACTTGAGTATTCTTGcataatatattcattatctcaAACTGTTCTCATTTTGACTTTTTACTTAAATCTATTACTTTTGCAGTGCTCGTATAGTCAACTCTACTAGTACTCATAATCTCTCCTCAATGCCAggtatcaaatatatttaaatttcttatatttgcATATACTGTTCACAATCTCCacgtttaaaaattttttccaatCACATATGTTCCTCATTTGGAAACTAGAAATAACAATAGTATCTTCTCATAGAGTTGCTGtgtggattaaataaattaaaatatgtaaaacacagCCATATATATATGCAAGGTATCATTATTATTAGATCTCACATATACTATAAAATGTTAAGGTAAAATTTCAATAGCAACAGCAACATGATATTACACTAAGAATATTcagtagcaagaaaaaaataaagaacataaaagagCCTGCCCATGAAAGAGGAAAGCTGTAATCCTTTGcagcaaaacaaattttaaaagaaactctgTTGGTTTGAAGAAACTAAACTATTATTGAGGCCTGAAGATGTCTGTCTTCCTAAAGTATAGGAGTGGCAGAGTGGGATAGTAAATGTAGTTTTACTGTCCAGAAAACAGGATAACAGCACTGATGGGGTAAAAAGTTGCAATGCATGAACTCGAACATGGAgatttacgtttttttttttttaaagcacgtGACTGACTCCTGCTGCAGTGGTTCCTTGAAAGGAAACAAGGAATCATTCCTGGTCTATGAATGATGGACACCCAAATCATTTGTGACATAGAATCAAAGAGAATTCTTGAGTTTGGAATACAAAATTTTGAGAACTAAGAGAAGTGGTCTTAAGAATTCAAAGTGCCATCTCCAAAAGAGTGTGGCCTTCAGAAAGGGagactattcttttatttttatttattttacttattttttatttttttgagactatactttttaaaaaagaacagaattataGAACTTTCTTCCCTGAACATCATGCAGCCTGTGCAGGCAGCTTCATCAAGAGTAGAATAGTTTTATCCACAGGAAATTTGATTTTAATCCACAGGACTCTTCAATGTTCAATGAGAAGCAATGGGTACATTGCCCATACCTTTGGGAGCCCCTGGTTAaactgatgattaaaaaaaaaatactaacgaAAACTACAGTATTCCTGCTACTCACGTTGACGGTTGACAAAGAAGTTTAACCtacttggaaaataaaagagaaatgcctAGACCTCTGATTCTGGTCAAGAAGAAGTTGGAGGAGCCAGATTCACTCTCTTATTAAGTCAACAAGAAGAGAACATCTCTCGCTCCCTCTCACTCtggctctcactttctctgtccacagagatacacacacacacacacagacacacatatacatacaaatatgtacatacacattcATGGCACTGGAGGCAACGAGGAACAGTGATTCCTGAAAAGTGGGAAAGAAATGTGGTAAGCCCAGTGATCACCCCAGTTTATTTCACTGAGAGCACTTCAAAAAATTAATAGTGTACTTAAAAATGATCCCACAAAGAAAAACTCTGGGTTAgctcattggtgaattctaccaaacatttaagtaaaaacttagtAACAATTCTATGCAAACTTTCCCAGggaatttaaaatgagaagataattcctaatttattaatttttttattatttaactatttcatttatttttgtatatttcttattggagttttttttcttattggagtttgatttgccaacatatagcatatcacccagtgctcatcccgccaagtgcccccctagtgcctgtcacccaatcacccccaccccccacccacctccctttccacccctagttcgtttcccagagttaggagtctctcatgttctgtctccctctctgatatttcccactcattttttctcctttcccctttattccctttcactattttttatattccccaaatgaatgagaccatataatgtttgtctttctccaattgacttacttcactcagcatcataccctccagttccatccatgtcgaagcaaatggtgggtatttgtcatttctaatggctgaggaatattccattgaatacatagaccacagcttccttATCCTTCATCTtgtgatggacaccgaggctccttccacagtttggctgttgtggacattgatgctgtgaacattggggtgcaggtgtcctgctgattcactgcctctgtatctctggggtaaatccccagcagtgaaattgctgggttgtagggcaggtctatttttacctctttgaggaacctccacacagttttccagagtggctgtaccagttcacattcccaacaagaGTGGTTGGGAatggttcccccttctccacatcctctccaacatttgttgtttcctatcttgttgattttcaccattctcactggtgtgaggtagtatctcatccagatgaacaaaaccaggagttggttctttgaaagaattaataagatagataaaccattagccagccttattgaaaagaaaaaaggactcaaattaataaaaccataaattaaagagaagagatcacaaccaataacaaggaaattcaaatgatttttaaaaagaattatgagcagctatatgacaataaattaggcaatctagaagaaatggatgcatttctggaaaaccacaaaatacaaaaactggaacagaaaacCTAAATAGGTCAATAACCacggaggaaattgaaacagtcatcaaaaccctcccaagacacaaaagtccagggccagagggcttcccaggggaattctatcaaacttttaaagaagaaacaatacctattcaattgaagctgttccaaaagatagaaagagatggaatacttccaaatttgttttatgaggccagcatcaccttaattccaaaaccagacaaagactccacaaaaaaaaaaattatggaccaatatccctgatggacacagatgtaaaaattaacaagatactagtcaataggatacAACAGGACATTAAggagattattcaccatgaccaagtgggatttatccctgggatgcaaggctggttcaacactcataaaacaatcagcGTGATAGATtatatcaggaagagaaaaaacaagaaccataggatcctctcaatagatgcagagaaagaatttgacaaaatacagcctccattcctgatcaaaactcttcagagtgtagagatagagggaacattcctcagcatcttcaaagccatctatgaaaagcccacagcaaaatcattctcaatggggaagcactgggagcctttcccctaagatcaggaacacgacagggatgtccactctcaccactgctattcaacatagtactaaaagtcctagcctcagcaatcaggcaacaaaaagaaataaaaggcattcaaattggtaaagaagtcaaacttttctttttgctaatgacatgatactctacatagaaaacccaaaagactccaccccaagattgctagaactcacacagcaattcggcagtgtggcaggatacaaaatcaatgcccagaaatcagtggcatttctagacaataacaatgagactgtagaaagagaaattaaagagtcaatcgaatttacaattgcacccaaaatcataagatacctaggaataaacctaaccaaggaggtaaaggatctatactctaaaaactacagaacacttctgaaagaaattgaggaaggcacaaaaagatggaaaaacactccatgctcatggattggaagaattaataatgtaAAACTGTCAATGTTATGCAGGGCAtcttacacattcaatgcaatccctatcaaagatcatggacttttttcagagagttagaacaaattatcttaaggtttgtgtggaatcagaaaagccaggggaatattgaaaagaaaaccacagctgggggcatcacaatgctagatttcaggttgtactacaaagctgtggtcatcaagacagtgtggtcctggcataaaaacagacacatagatcaatggaacagaatagagaatccagaagtggactgtcaactttatggtcaactaatattcaacaaaggaggaaagactatccactggagaaaagacagtctcttcaataaatggtgctgggaaaattggacatccacatgcagaagaatgaaactagaccactctcttgcaccagacacaaagataaactcaaaatggatgaaagatctaaatgtgagacaagattccatcaaaatcctagaggagaacacaggcaacaccctttttgaacttggccacagtaacttcttgcaagatacatccacgaaggcaaaagaaacaaaagcaagaatgaactactgagacttcatcaagataagaagcttttgcacagcaaaaaataccgtcaacaaaactcaaagacaacctacaggatgggagaagatatttgcaaaacacgtatcagataaagggctagtatccaagatctataaagaacttattaaactcaacagcaaaaaacaatccaatcatgaaatggacaaaagacatgaagagaaatctcacagaggaagacatagacatggcaaacacgcacatgaggaaatgctctgcatcacttgccatcagggaaatacaaatcaaaaccacaatgagatcccacctcacaccagtgagaatggggaaagttaacaaggcaggaaaccacaaatgttggagaggatgcggagaaaagggaaccctcctgcactgttggtgggaatgtgacctggtgcagccactctggaaaactgtgtggaggttcctcaaagagttaagaatagacctgccctacgacccagcaattgcactgctggggatttacccaaagatccagatgcagtgaaaccccgggacacctgcaccccgatgtttctagcagcaatgtccacaatagccacactgtggaaggagccttggtgttcattgacagatgatggataaagaagctgtagtctatgtattcaatggaatattcctcagccattagaaatgacaaatacccaccatttgcttcgacatggatggaactggagggtatgatgctgagtgaagtaagtcaattggagaaagacaaacattttatggtctcattcatttggggaatataaaaagtagtgaaagggaataaaggggaaaggagaaaaaatgagtgggaaatatcagagagggagacagaacatgagagactcctaactctggggaacgaactgggggtggggtaaggggtggagggcagggggtgggggtgactgggtgatgggcactgaggggagcacttgacgggacgagccctgggtgttattctatatgttggcaaattgaacagcaataaaaaataaatttataaaaaaataaatggtaaaaaaatagtaagatgaTCACAATGAGTCTTTACATCCTTCAGCACATACAGTTGCAATtgcaatttgtgtgtgtgtgtgtgtgtggtgagaacttttaagatctattcctttttttttttaattgtacctCCAATGGTGGCTTCTCTCTGTGAGTTAATCCTAAATTGCCCCAAGGGTCATAATAAGTGTGTCactcaggggcacttgggtggctcagtccattaagcatcagagtcttgatttttggctcaggtcatgatctcagggtggtgagatcaagccctgtgaagGATTCGGTAGGAGGTATCCCCTTGAggttctctccatctccctttgtcctgccccctgctcacacatgcctgtgcacacatgtgcaagctctctttctctaaaataaataaataaatctttaaaaagaagagtgtCACCCTGAAGTTTCTCCAGCCTTTCCAAATCTGTAGGCCTCAATTCACCTTAATATCTTCCTATTTTAAGTACCTAACCTGTTTATTTTTACTACACTGATCAAACTTCCGCTAATCCAGTATGATAATGGGAAGCTCTTGCCCTATATCATTTTGTattctgtactctgaaaaattctagataaattctagaaataattCTTAGTTAAAAGGGGATTTAAAATGTAGGATTACAATTAATTTATGGAAATATTTGGGACAAAAATGGCATCTTCAAAATATTAAGCACATTAAGTAGAGTGTTATGTCTATGGTTTTAATGTAGCCTTTAGGCACAAAATAGTCATTAaggtcttttaaaatgtttcactgaggaatttttaatttaacttatttattttaaaatattttatttatttattcatgagagacacagagagatagaagcagagacaggcagagggacaagcaggctccatgcagggagcccgatgcagggacttgatcccaggtcttcagtatcaggcccttggctgaaggtcacgctaaaccactgagccacccgggttgcccatacaataaggaattttaaaataatattattggatgctattatttattttatttttttctaattgcttaGTATTTGAACATAGGAAAGCATAGAAATCACAAGACATTATCTGACTGTAAGTTTGTGATTTTCAGGGTATATTTCATATCATGAAATATGTCTACATTAAGAAATACAGGTAAGATATAATTTGGAgtgaatttttgtcttttttgaaacATGATGAGTGTAATTtacaacataatttaaaatattcacttatcTAACACTTTTCTCATACAGTATAAACTTTTAAACCTGTTTCTCTTGTGTCTGTCAATAGGTACGCTGTGACAATTACCGGAAAGTTTTGCTTTGTCAATGAAGAAAACTAAGTCCAAAGAAATTTCCCAAAGGATACGTACAACCAGAAAGCAAAAGTTCCTTGTTTTTGGACtattattacttatttgtttgttacTGTAGTCCTCATGGACAACCGCCCTGGAGCCTACACTTACGTCTCCGTAATTGTCCGCATGATTACTCCTCTCCCAGGGGAATCCATCAGAAGATGAGCAAAGCCCTAATGTTGAAATATCCTGAAGAAAGTTTTTGCAAGACTGAAAATAAGTAAGACCATCATAAGCAACCGCTGTTGATACTCCAACAAATGATGATGGACCCTGGATGACACAGAGCTGTATGGTCCCTTAATACTCATGATTATCTCATTAGCCTTAAGATGCTTAAAGCCTACTAGAATTTATGAA
Protein-coding regions in this window:
- the LOC112667132 gene encoding olfactory receptor 12-like encodes the protein MKSELSRNSSGVTEFILLGFRTAPDIQILLFLFFLLVYVVIVVGNSSMIIVIRMDSRLHTPMYFFLRNLSYLDLCYSTVIAPKALATFLSKDKKISYNGCAAQFFFFALCVGTEGFLLAVMAYDRFSAICSPFLYPVRMSQQVCVHLVIGSYICGGLNSMVQTGFTFSLRFCGENRLDHFFCDVPALIKISCVDTSVNEMVLFILSSLIIVTTTTVILVSYAYILSTVLKIPSTHGRGKTFSTCSSHITVVSLFYGTVFFMYAQPGAISSPEKSKIIAVFYTLIIPMLNPLIYSLRNKEVKNAVKRVLLRRLSFH